A stretch of the Acyrthosiphon pisum isolate AL4f chromosome A2, pea_aphid_22Mar2018_4r6ur, whole genome shotgun sequence genome encodes the following:
- the Rpl32 gene encoding ribosomal protein L32, protein MSIKPKYRPTIIKKRTKKFIRHQSDRYDKLKPNWRKPKGIDNRVRRRFKGQYLMPNVGYGSDKRTRHMLPSKFRKVLVHNVRELEMLMMQNRKYCGEIAHGVSSKNRKTIVSRAQELSIRLTNGNARIRTQEG, encoded by the exons ATGTCGATCAAGCCGAAGTATCGCCCAACAATTATCAAAAAACGTACCAAGAAATTCATCAGACATCAAAGTGATCGTTATGACAAACTCAAG cccAACTGGCGTAAACCAAAGGGTATTGACAACAGAGTCCGAAGACGATTCAAGGGACAGTATTTGATGCCCAATGTTGGTTATGGTAGTGACAAGAGAACCAGACACATGCTGCCTTCCAAATTCCGTAAAGTCCTTGTACACAACGTAAGA gaATTGGAAATGTTGATGATGCAGAACAGGAAATACTGTGGAGAGATCGCTCATGGGGTTTCATCCAAAAATCGTAAAACCATTGTTTCTAGAGCCCAAGAGTTATCTATCAGATTGACCAATGGAAATGCACGTATTCGTACACAAGAGGGTtaa